CGGGATGACCGATTTTCTCTTTCCCCTGAGCACGGCCAAATACACCAGCGAGGCGATCGAAGAGATCAAATTTCAACTGCACCTCGACAGCAAGGTCGAAATCAAAAACATTTATAGTCCCAGCCACGCCATTGATATCCAGCGTCCCGACGGGAAATCCGCGGTGATTAGTTATTCCGCCAAAAGCACGATTCCCACGGGGGATTTTCGCCTGTTATACGATGTCGGCGCTGGCCAGGTAAACGCCAGCGTGATTGCCTACCGGCCCACGACCGACGAGGAAGGGTATCTACTGCTGTTAGCCAGTCCGCAAATTGCGGCGGACATGGCCGAGCGGCCCAAAAAGACGGTGCTGTTTGTCGTGGATAAGTCTGGCAGCATGAGCGGCAAGAAGATGGAGCAGGCCAAAGGCGCGCTGAAATTTGTGCTGAACAACCTGCGCGACGGGGACACGTTTAATGTCATTGCCTACGACGATAAAGTGGAAAGCTGGAAACCGGAAGTGCAGACCTTTGGCGACGAAACCCGTAAAAGCGCGCTCGGGTATGTCGAGGGGCTGTATGCCGGCGGCAGCACCAACATTAGCGGCGCGCTCAAAACCGCCCTGGCCCAAATTCAGGATGCTTCGCGTCCCAACTTTGTGATCTTTTTAACTGATGGCCTGCCGACCGCGGGCGAGACCAACGAGCAAAAGATCGTCACCCAGACCCGCGAGCTGAACAAGCTCAAGGCCCGGATTTTTGCGTTTGGCGTCGGTTACGACCTGAATAGCCGCCTGCTGGATAAACTGGTGCGCGAAAACTTTGGCCTGAGCGAATTTGTCCGGCCCAATGAGGATATCGAAGCCCGCGTCAGCGCGCTTTATAATCGCATTGGCGCGCCGGTCATGAGCGATGTGGCGATCAAATTTGACCTGGATGGCCACAAGACCGAAGATGGTCCGCTGGTCAATCGCCAATACCCCCAGACCATCACCGATCTGTTTGCCGGCGAACAGCTGGTCATCGTGGGCCGCTATAAAAAGCATGGCGCGGCCAAGGTAACCGTGACCGGCAAGGTCGGGGGAAAAGAGGTCACGCTGGATTTTCCCGCGAACCTGGTGGAAAAAAGCGCCGACGATAGCAACGGCTTTGTCGAAAAACTCTGGGCGATGCGGCGAATCGGCGAGATCATGGATGACCTGGACCTCAAGGGCCGGAACGAGGAATTGGTCAAGGAACTGGTGACGCTTTCGACCAAGCATGGCATTTTGACCCCCTACACCAGTTTTTTGGCTGATGAAAACACAAATTTGCGAGATGTGACCAGCAACCTGCACGAAGCCGACCGGCGGTTGCGGTACTTTGCCGAATCCAACGGAGCGGGAGGCGTGGAGCAGCGGATTTTAAAGAATGAAATTGCCAAGGCGAATCGCGCCCCCCAAGCCCCGGCGGATAACGCCCAATTGAACCAATTTAGCTTGCAGGCGCCCAGTGCGGCCACGGCAGGACGGGGAGGATTTGGCGGCGGGGCAAATGCTCCGGCCGGCGCGGCCTCGGCGAGCGGAGCAGTTGCCACTGGCCCGACGGTCACGCTGCAGAAGGACGAAAAAGAGTCTCTGGCCGTGACGCAAAACGTCCGCCAGGTGGGTCAAAAGACGTTTTACCTGCGCAACGCCAATTGGGTGGACTCCCTCGCGAACGAAAAGCAGGAAAAGGAAGCCAAGAAGATCGAGCGATTTAGCATGGAGTACTTTGATCTGATCGACAAGCATGGCAAGGAAGTGGCCAAGTACCTCGCTCAGGATGAACCGCTGATTTTGGTCCTGGACGGCGAGGCATACCAGTTTTAGTGGTGTCGCCCTATCACGACAGAATGTATCCCTCTCACTCCGTGAGAGGTTTTTCGAGTAGCCCTCTTACTTTGTGAGAGGGCATTTTTTGTGGGTTATGGTTTTTGGTCTGGTTGTTTGCTTTTCTCTGAAACAAATGTCCCCTCATTCGCGCTGTCTTTTATTTCTCTCACGGAGTGAGAGGAGTACAATGTCGCCCTCTCACTCTGTGAGAGGGCTTTTTTGTGGTATATGGTTTTTGGTTTTTAGTACGTAGGGTTGGACAAGCGGCTAATGAAGTATTCATCTGTAAGGATTCTACTCCGCGCTGTCCCACCTTCAGAGATAAATCGCAGATGTTGGGACAACGCCGAATTACGCGAATGGTGCTAGCTAGGCTATCGGCGGCTGGTCCCAACCTACAGACTATATTACGGTTGGTCAAAGCGGATCTATCGGGCCGTTGGCCCTTCCATTTCTACTTCCCATGAACCTAGGGCGACGCTACGCTTGACTAGTTAAAAAAACAGCAAGGCTGGGATAGGTTGGGCCTTTGGCCCACAAAATACAATTGCGATCCGAGGGGGAGAGCGTCACCTGGATTACCAAAAACCAATCACCAAATACCAAAAACCAGCCACCATTCCTCCAGCCTCCCCTTACGGCACCGCGTAAATCGCCCCGGCGGTAAAGATCCCTTGCGTGGCCGCACCCCGCAGGCTGAGCGGGAACGGTTCGATCATATACGGCGCGCAGTTGCCGGGTCGGTAATAACCCAGGGCATACTGGCATTCGCAGATCGGGTCCACGCCCATGTGATAGGGCAAGAGCGGAATCGTGCCAAAGAAGTGGGCGGATTGCAGGACGGGATCGAGGACCGGTCCCCAGGAGTGGCCATAGCGCTCGGCCTGCACTTGTTCAAAGTACAGCGGTTTGTGGCACAACGCGGAGGCTTTCCAGGTGTAAGTGATGCAGCCCCAACTGCGATCGCCATGATAGATGCTGCCGCTTTCGATCGCGCATTCGTAGGGTATTTCCCCTTTGGACGTCGGACTAAGATCCAAGATCCTGGTTCCCAATGTGATATCCAAAAAATCCTTTTCCGCCGCCTCTTGCTTGTTCTTGCAATCTTCCTGGGTTTGTCCCGATGATTTTGATGGTGCCGCCGCGCCACTGCCGAGGGGCGCGGGACTGGCGGAGTCAAGCGCGCGATCGCCGGGTAGCGTCGACCGCTGGGGGTCGGGTAACTCGGCCGGGGGCATGGGCGAAGGCTCGGGCTCGGTCGCCAGGGGATTGTTGATGGCCGGTGGCGTGGCAGAGTTATCCCCGGGGTTGCTAAAGGGATTGCCCGGGGAGGGGGTTTCAGGGGCCGCGCCGTTTTCCAGGGGATTGGCCTGGTTGGTGTCCGCCGAACTGCCCAGGGGGGCTGTAGCTTGCAGTCGCGCGGTCCGAGCGCCTGTTCTCTCACGGGTGCTCATGACGGAGGTTCCCGGCAGCGCCTTGACGCCCGCGTTTTCCACCGGTGTTAATTGATGCACGGGCTGGACGTAATCGCTGTGTCCCGACAGTAACTGGGGCGCGCTGGCGGAGTTGGATTGCGGAGCGACCAGCGCCGGGCCGGTAGTTGGCATTTGCCCCGAAGTTGGTTTGAGCACGCTGGGGGCGGAATCAATCTCCGCAATCCCCAGGGCGGGTCCGCTGGAGGCGTTATGGCTGCTGGGGCGGACCGCGGGATCGACGCGCTTGCCGGTGGTGCGGGCGGGACGCCATTGCTGATTGGTCAGCCGCGTAACCTTTGCCGGTTCGGCGGCGATTATCCGCGGGGAATCAAAAAATTCCGCGCAACAGCCCAGGATCAGGCTGGCGGCGGCGGTGCGACCGGCGGCCTGCAACAGGCCCAAGAGCCGGGCCCGGGCCAAAATGGGGCGATCCGCGGCCGGTTGGGGCGGGCGGGAATTAGCCTGGGTCGGCGCCGCGGACGGCGCTGTAGTTTGGTGACTCTTGCGTAATGGCGATGTCATGCGGATGACTCTCCCGTACGCTCGCGGCCGAGACCTGGATAAAGCGGGCATCCTTGCGCAAGTGTTCGATGTCCTTTGCGCCGCAGTAGCCCATTCCGGCTCGCAATCCCCCCACGAGCTGATAAATGAACGTATTTAACGGTCCCTTAAAGGGCACGCGCCCTTCGACTCCTTCCGGCACCAGTTTGTCGGGCCCGCGTTCGGACGCTCCCTGGCGGTAGCGTTCGCTCGAGCCTTTGACCATCGCGCCTAACGATCCCATGCCGCGGTACGCCTTAAAAGCGCGTCCTTGGTACAGGATTTGTTGGCCGGGACTTTCGGCCACACCGGCCAATAGCCCCCCGATCATCACGGTATGCGCTCCCGCGGCGATGGCTTTGGTCACATCGCCCGAATAGCGGATGCCGCCATCGGCGATAATGGGTATGCCCGCCCCGCTGGCCGCCCGCGCGGCTTCCATGATGGCGGTGATTTGCGGCACGCCCACGCCGGAAATGACGCGGGTGGTGCAAATCGATCCCGGTCCGATGCCGACCTTGACCGCGTCGGCTCCGGCCTGGATCAGGTCGCGGGCGCCGTCAAACGTGGCGACGTTGCCGGCGACCACCTCGATCCGGTGCTGCTGTTTGATCCGTTTGACGGTTTCCAGCACATTGGACGAATGCCCATGCGCGCTGTCCACGATCAGCACATCGACCCCTTTGGCGATCAGGCTGCTAGCACGGTCGTAGTCGTGCACGCCGACCGCGGCTCCGACCCGCAGGCGCCCTTGCGGGTCCTTGCAGGCGCGCGGATAGCGCTTGAGCATGTCGATGTCCTTAATCGTGATCAGTCCCGTCAGTGTGTATTCTTCGTCAACCAGCAAAAGTTTCTCGACCTTATTTGCCATCAAAATCTTTTCAGCTTCCGCAAGCGTTACAGTCCCCGTGGCCGTTACCAATTTGGTACGCGTCATAATGTCCGCAATCGGCAATTCCCCCGTATCGAGAAACCGCAAATCCCGCCGCGTGATAATGCCCAAGAGCTTTTTGCTAGCATCCACGATGGGGACGCCGCTGACATTGTGCTGGGCCATGATTTCCCGGGCGCGGTCCACGGTGGCCGTGGGGGGCAGGGTGACCGGGTCGGGGATGATTCCATTGGCCGAGCGTTTGACCTTGTCCACTTCCTCGGTCTGGCGTTCGATGGACAGGTTTTTGTGAATGACGCCCAAGCCCCCTTCCTGCGCGAGCGCGATCGCCATTTCGGCCTCGGTCACGGTATCCATGGGGGAGGAGAGGATGGGGATATTGAGTTCGATGTTGGTGGTCAGCCGGGTGCGGACATCGACACTGGCGGGGACGACATCGCTGTAGCGGGGTTCCAAGAGGACGTCGTCAAAGGTGATCGCCTGCGAGACGATTTTTTCGTACATGGGAACCTCCGGGGCTGGAAATGCAAATCCGCTGGGTGTCAGCGTCGCCGACATACGGCGGTAGACGGGGATAAGCCCCTCATTATGTCGGATAAGTTCCCTAGGCAAAAGGGGCGCGGGGGTGGCCCGTGGGACAAGAGGCGTGGGACGCTGGAAGCGGGGAAAATTGATTAGCCGCGACGCGCAGCGGAGCGCGGTATTTATGTAGCGGCGAATTTCACTTGCGGATCTGGCACTTGGTTGCTGGATTTTAGTGTTTTGATTTAGGACTTCTTACCTCGCAGATGTTGCGGAACTCAGCCCAGGGTCACTGTGTGTTCCCTGGGAAAGCGTAGTCATGAGTGAGCAGTTGTTATAAAATCATGGCTTATCGCCGTTCTACGTCCAAGGAGGAGTATCCTGGGGAACTAAAATGCCAAAGCATTTATATTGTAAGTTTGCATCTCCCGTTGATGTATTCCACGTGGCAACCATGTTGCAAAATGCAATAGGAGGAACTAGCACAGAACCTCAAAGCCGATGGAAGTTAGTGCAAGAAAAAATAGATAACATGCCAAACCATTCTGATACTGACTCACCTAGGAAAGCCAGCATGCAACGAATTCTTGATGATGACGTCGCCAAAGCTGGTGAATGTCTCCTGTTTTCATCAACGATGAATGGCAATGAGTGCAATTTCGGTATTTTTAGTAGTCGCATACATGTAAATTTTAGTGACAATTTAGAATTTAAATACATTCTACAACTATGTGACATAATCCACTCGATAAATGCTACTAAGGAGCTACAGATATTTTTGTAATCTCTTCAATGGCAGTGTAGCGAATAGCCGAGCTATATCACCAACTGGCTGGCTCTGGAACTTGTTCCGGTGTGTTAAGCACAAGAAGCGTAGTCATGAATGAGCAGTAATTTTAAAATCATGTCTTCCCGCCGCCTCCGCGACCAAGGAGGGATATCTTGGGCTATTTGGAATAATCGGGGCATGTCCACTGTAATTTCAAATTGAAGTCTATGTATCGGGCCGTTGGTCCTTGCCATTTGTGAGGCTTGCTTGACCTAGGGCGACGCTGCGCTTGCCCTAGGCTGGAATAGGCCGGGCCGTTGGCCCGCAAAGAATCGAGTGCCGTAGGCCGACACTTGCCTGGGTCATAAAAATCTCGGCACAACACGAGGAAGCTAGCGTTTTCAATACGGATCACAGGGGCGGAATTGCTAGGCTATCCACGCTTCACCCATATTCGTCCGTGGCAAAAAACTACCCGGTTATTTCCGTAAAAAGGAGGTCGATTTTGAATAATTGCTTGCGTGTGTCGCACCCAAGCTTTACCTTCACTGAAAGGGCATTGGTTGCACCTCTGCTGCGTAAACGGCGGATCACGATCAGCCCACAAAAATCTCACACACAGCTTCATCCATGCTCACCATGCAATCCTATCCACTTCCACTCAACCCGTTTCCCCTTGGTCGATTTTTGTTGATCCCGCTGGGCATTGCTTGTTTGGCAATTTGCTGCCTCGTTGGCTCTCCTGCGGCGGAAGAATCACCCCCCGCGGACCAAGCTGCTCCCGCGACACTGCCGACTCAGCCCATGTCCGCGGCCACGCTCGAGTTTCTTCCGGTCGAGGCGCAGCCGTTTTTTGCCGCGACAGAACGGCTGATTCAGGCCCTGGATTATGTCGGCGCGCCCCTCTCCGCCGCGGATGCCGCCGCCATCGCCACCGCGATCAAAACCGCCAACGAACAGTCCGCCACCGCCGCCGAACCCCAAAAGTCCCAAATTCTTCGCGCCGCCGCGCGGCAAGTGCAGGCTGTTTTAGACAAATCCACCCTGGTCGCCGTGACCATCAATCCTGAAAGCCGCGTCTCCGTAGCCGCTGGTCCCGCCCGCCGCGAGTTAGTCCAACAAGGCTGGCGCACTTTTCTGGTCAAGGTGCATAACCAACCCCGCATCACACCCCAGCTACGCATCGATAGTCCCAACGCCCAACCGCTGTATCAGCAAGGGAGTGGCGGCCGCGAACGTCCCCAAACCACCGACAAACTGGTCGCGCCCGCCGATGTGCCGGGGCGCTTTCTTAGTCTGGAGCAATTTACCAAGCAACCTCTGCGGGCGGAGCTTTCGGGCCTGGAATGCGAGTATCGGATTTTGCAGTTATACAGCCGCGACGTGGGCCGTCGCGAGGCCACCCTGCAATTTGACGTGGGGCAGGGGACCCAGGATTTGGGTTTTCGCAACGAATTGCCGGTGCTATTTGAAGCTGTTCCCGCTTGTGAAGTGGTGCTGACCGTCCAGGACCACGATGGCACGCCCACCACGGCCGCATTTGTGGTGCGGGATGCGTGGGGGCGGGTCTACCCCAATCCCGCGCGGCGGTTGGCGCCGGATTTTTTCTTTCATGAGCAGATTTATCGCGCCGATGGGGAATCGCTGCATCTACCTCCTGGCGAATACAGCGTCACCGTGGGCCGTGGCCCCGAATATCACACCCAAACCAAAAAAGTCAGCGTCCCGGCAGCGGTAAGCCACCGCGAGGTTTTTCGCCTGAACCGCTGGATTCATCCCAAAACCCGGGGCTGGTTTAGCGGCGACCATCACGTTCACGCCGCGGGATGCGGCCATTATGACAGCCCCACCGAGGGGGTCGGCCCCGCCGATATGCTGCGGCATATCGTGGGCGAGGACCTAAACGTGGGTTGTGTGCTCTCTTGGGGGCCATGCTGGTACACCCAAAAGCAGTATTTTGAGGGAAAGACTTCGGCCTTGTCCCGGCCCAATTATCTGATGCGGTATGATGTGGAAGTCAGCGGGTTCCCTTCTTCCCATGCGGGGCATTTGTGCCTGTTGCGGCTAAAGGAGGACGATTATCCCGGTACGACCGAAATTGAACAGTGGCCCAGTTGGACGCAGCCAGTGTTGGCCTGGGGCAAAGGGCAGGGGGGAGTCGTCGGTTATAGCCATAGCGGCTGGGGACTGGCCTTGCCAGATATTATGCCCAATGGCGAGCGCAAGTTTGGGGGCCAACCCTGGGGGGGCGCCCCCGCGGGATGGCAGGGGAGGGCGGCGGATACGCTGCCGGACTATGCCATGCCCCCGTTCGATGGGATCGGGGCGAATGAGTTTATCGTGACATTGCCCAATGGTCAGTGCGATTTTTTGTCCGCGGTGGATACGCCGATCGTGTGGGAGCTGAACATTTGGTATCACACCCTCAACTGCGGCTTGCGCGGGCGGATTAGCGGCGAGACGGATTTTCCCTGCATTTATGGGGATAAAGTCGGCCTGGGAAGGATTTATGTTAAATTGCCCACGGATCAACCGTTGGACTTTGACGCCTGGTGCGAAGGGGTCAAAGCGGGGCGGAGCTATTGCGGCGATGGGCTGAGTCATTTGTTGGACTTTCGCGTGAACGATGTCAGTGTCGGAGAGCCAGGCAGCGGCGGCAAGCTTAGCCAGCTTGATCTGCCGCAGCCAGGCAAGGTGACCGTCACCTGCGACGCGGCGGCTTTATTGGCGGCGGAGCCGACCGAGGCGACGGAACGGATTCGCGCGGCGCGGCTGGATAATAAACCCTATTGGCATATCGAGCGGGCGCGGGTGGAAAAAACCCGCCAGGTGCCTGTGGAGGTGATTGTCAATGGGCGGCCCGTCGCCAAGCATTTATTAACGGCCGATGGCACCACGCAAAGCCTCAAATTTGACGTGGAACTAACAGAGTCCAGTTGGGTGGCTGTGCGAATCTTTCCCAGTTGCCATACCAACCCGGTGTTTGTGGAGGTCGCCGGCCAGCCGATCCGAGCCGATGCCAAAAGCGCCCAGTGGTGCCGCGACGCGGTGGATGTATGTTGGCGGGCCAAGCAGGGGCAAATTCGCGAGAGTGAGCGCCCCGCCGCACGCGCGGCCTATGACCAGGCCCGGGCGTACTATGAAAAAGTGCTGGCGGAGGTGAAGTAAATATCGTAGGACTGAGTCAAAGTTAAAGAATAGAGTCAAGCAAATCAGCCGCTGGGCGCTAGCCGAGGGTTTTTGCCCCTTCAACCGGGGGCTAGGGCGCTATGGCTCATCCTAAAACGAATCGTTAACACAGCAGTAGCGCGGAACTGGTTCAGCCAATGATGCTGTTACCGCGCCATGCGATTGCAGTGGAATACGATCCGTCCGACACAACTCCGCGATTGGCTCTCTCCGTCCCCCTCGATCACAGCGAAATGTTGATTTCCCGCGCAAACCCGCAAATTAACTTAAATTTCAATTTCTCATCAATACCACACATTGGTATGATATAAATTCCCGTTCATCGGGGAAACTTCCTTTGCCGCAAATTTTAAGGTGCCAGCATGAAAAACTCCCCCCGCGGGTTTACGCTTGTGGAACTGTTGGTGGTAATCGCCATTATTGGCATTTTGGTGGCGCTGCTCTTGCCAGCGATTCAAATGGCGCGGGAGGCCGCGCGACGGACCACCTGTGTGAATAATCTCCAAAACATCGCCAAGGGATGCATTCTGCACGAAGGGGCCAACAAGTTTTTTCCCACCGGTGGCTGGGGCTGGAACTGGGCCGGCGATCCCGACCGCGGTTATGATAAAACGCAGCCAGGGGGCTGGGCGTTTAATATCTTGCCCTATATCGAGGAGCAGCAGACGCGGGATATCGGCAAAACAGGGAGCAAGGCGGATTCCGCCAAAAAGCGGGACGGCAACATGCGCCGCCTGGCCACGCCGGTGCCGATTTATAATTGCCCCAGCCGCCGTCGCCCGTTTCAATTTCCCTATCCCAACAAACATTACATCAACGTCTCTCAAAACGCCAACTTTATCGCCAAAACCGACTACGCGGGGAATGGCGGCAGCCAGGGGTTTGAGGCGTTTGAAGGTCCCGCCGCCTCGGCCTTGGGCTTGCCGGATAGCGCCGTCGAAACCCAGTTTCCCGGTTCCGCCAAGAAGACCAACGGCGTCTCTTATTTACGGAGCATGGTCAAAATAAAAAATATCACCGACGGCACCAGCAAAACCTACCTGGTGGGCGAACGATTTTTGTTTACCGACACCTACGAAACGGGCCGGCATGGGGATGACAACCAAAGCTGGGACACCGCTTACGATTGGGACACGTATCGCTGGACCAACATTCCCCCGGAGCCGGACACGTTTTTAAATCAGCGGGAATGCTGCAATCAGCACTTTGGCGGGCCGCACTTTACCACATTTTTTATGGCCTTTTGCGACGGAAGCGTGCAGCAATTGGGCTACGAGATTCACGCCCGGGTGCACCTGGCGTTGGGTTCGCGCAACGGGGGGGAATCCGTGGGCAAATTTTAGTCATTTGCCGCTGGTTGTGGTCGGTCGGCGGCAGACTAGCAGCGCGGCATGCCGGCTGCGCGGATCAGTTTCCCTCTGACAGACCGACTTCCACGCACACCGGTCCCCACGCGCTCTCAAAGGGAATTAGCAAGGTGGGGGCTCCCGAGGGGAAATTAATCGAGTTTCCCTTGCCGCAAATGACCGTCGGCAGGCCGATGGAAAGCTGGTATTCCTCAAGTTGAGTCTTGGCCGCCCCCACAATCATATTTGTGAGTTCCCCGACGGCGTCCACCACCTCGGAGGTTAACTCCGAAAAGCTTGTCCCGTGTAGATTTCCCGCGAGCTGCAACGCGGTGTCGCTACTAAAGCTCAGCACGACCATGCCGTGGCATTTCCCGGCTAACCCGATGAGTCCGCAGACCTCGTTGGTAGGCTCGCGGGATTTTTTCAGGCTTAACTCGCCTCGTTTCAGGGTTGTCCCCAGCATTGTCTGAAAGACATCATGCGTCGCCAAGACAAATGGATTGATAAACTCGACTCGCATGGATTCAGGTCCAATTCTGGTAGGCGGAAACAATGACTAAACAAGGGAATATTTTTGCAGCTTTTCCCGCAGCGTGTCCGCGGTAAATGGCTTGATAAGATAGTCGGATACACCCGCCTGGATCGCTTCGATAACGCGGCTTTTTTCGCCTTCGGTTGTGATCATATAAATCGGCACTTTCGACCCCGTCGCCCGGATATCGCGGGTCAATTCGATTCCGGATTTATTGGGCATATTCCAGTCGGTGATGACAAGTTCAAACATTCCCGCCTGAAAAGCGGCCAGACCTTCGACGCCGTCGGCGGCTTCCACGACATCGTTAAATCCGACAGCCTGCAGTGAGCGGATGATAATCTTGCGCATTGTTCCGGAATCATCCACCACCAATACTTTGTTGCTCATAACGCTCCTCTGTGGGAAATAATGCACCCGAAAAGTCAATTATGCCCCAGGCCCAGGGGGGACCCCCCGGCCGCTGATCTAACATAGCTTGTAATTTACCAACGGAAGGCCGGCGTATTGTCAATGCGATCGATTCAAGTGGGGCGATTCAACCGCTAGGTGCTGGTGCATGGATTTTGCCGCTCCCACTGCGGGCTAGTGCCCCACGCTCATTCGAAACCGAGCGTTGATGGAACACTCGCGCGTTAATAACCTCAGGCCGCGCTGGGGGAGGGGGCGACGCCGTCAGGTTGTGTAATTCTTTCGTAGAGTCTGATACGCAAGGGACCCACCGGGGAGCGCAGGCAAACATCCTCAATCAACATGGCCTTGTGGATATGCAGGCCATAGTCGCTGCCCGTGATAATCGTCGGCAACGATAAATACGATGGTCCCGGAAGCGTTCCTTTCAGGTTTCCCCCGATCATATTCACCAGTTCGGCCGCTACCTCGCACAAGTCCGCCTCATCCGCGTTCCGGGCAGGTATACCCAGCATCGTGGCGGCGCAGTTCCGTGCTAATTCAGGAGAGATCGCCAGCACGGCGGTTCCCATCCATTGGCCGGCGATTTGCACCGCCGACAACAGCAGTTCCCCTTCTTCGTCCGCCTGAGGTTCGTCCCGACACAACTCGAGGTTCAACATCGTCGAAAAGATATTAATGGCGATCTCTTCGATCAGGTTATCGTAGGCCGTCTCCATGTTGGTTCCCTTGGATTTACTTGAGGCGATAAAAAACGCTTTGTTCAAATTGCACACGCTCAAAATCGTTGCTCAGGCCCATGGTCGTTTCCGCCGCCCCCAAAAAGAGCAAGGCTTGTGGTGCCATGATTTTGCGCACTTTTTCGAGGATCATTTTCTTGGTATCGGGGGAAAAATAGATCAGCACATTGCGTAGAAACACAATATCCATACGGGGCATGGCGGGCCAACTCTCGATAAGATTGAGTTTCGAAAAGCGCGCCATGCCGCTTAATTCGGGCTTTAGCTTCCAGTGGATCCCCTCGCGCTGAAAGTATTTCACCAGCAACCCCGCGGACAAACCGCGGTTAACCTCATTCTGCGAGAATTTGGCTTCCCGCGCGCGGTTGAGCACATCCTCGGAAAGATCTGTGCCGAGCAGTTGCACGTTCCATTGCGTCAAAACGGGAAAGTGCTCCCGCAGGTACATGGCCACGGAGTAGATTTCCTGCCCTGTGGAGCACGCGGCTGACCAGATGTTCAACCGCTTTGTTCCCCCGTTCCGTTGCAACAGTTCCGGCACGATCTGCTTGCGCAGCGCTTCAAACGGATGGATATCTCGAAAAAAGCTGGTCTCATTGGTCGTCATGGCCTCCACGAGTCGACCTTCCAGGTCGGGCCGACTTTTGCCGCGGATCCCCTGGATGAGTTCGTCGATCGAGGAATAACCGCTGGCGCGGGCCACTGGCGTCAAACGTGCTTCGATCAGATAGCACTTGGTGTCGTCCAGTTCGATCGCCGCGCGGCTTCTGACCGTCGCACATACAAAGGAAATGGCATCCGCTGATAATGTCGAGGTGCTCATGTAATCCTTTCCAGTAGAGGCGACCGCCGCCGCAGCGCGGTAACCATGCGCGTGAGCTCTCCGGCAATCCGGGGCAACGGGAGCGATTGGTGGGAGAATCCGGCGACGGCGACAGCCCGGGGCATCCCCCACACCACCGACGTGGCTTCGTCCTGTGTCAGCACCGTGCCGCCAACCAAATAAATATCCTGCGCCCCCCTTAAGCCATCCTGTCCCATGCCAGTTAATACCGCGGCCAGGCAGCCTGATCCAAACACTTTTGCAGCCGAACGGAACGTGACATCCACCGCGGGTCGGCAGGAATTTTCCAGCGGTCCTTGCTGCAACACCGTTCTGATGGCCAGCCCCTGGCGTTCAAATTCCAAATGATAACCCCCCGGGGCTATCAAGACCCGGCCGGGCAAAAGTTCTTCGCCGGTGGTGGCTTCGCTAACTTGCAGCGTGCAGATTTGATTGAGTCGATCCGCCAAATGTTTGGTAAAAACAGGCGGCATATGCTGGACTACGACGATTGGCACCGGAAATTCCGCCGGCAAACCTGCCAAAATGCTTGCCAAAGCTTGCGGACCTCCCGTCGAACTACCCACAATCACCACTTCACAGGATTGGGGCAAGCGCCGCTCAGCGCCTGGCAACTGTGGGCGAGCCACCATCCGCCCGGTCGTCCCGGCAGAC
The Pirellulales bacterium DNA segment above includes these coding regions:
- a CDS encoding chemotaxis protein CheX, with protein sequence MRVEFINPFVLATHDVFQTMLGTTLKRGELSLKKSREPTNEVCGLIGLAGKCHGMVVLSFSSDTALQLAGNLHGTSFSELTSEVVDAVGELTNMIVGAAKTQLEEYQLSIGLPTVICGKGNSINFPSGAPTLLIPFESAWGPVCVEVGLSEGN
- a CDS encoding chemotaxis protein CheX — its product is METAYDNLIEEIAINIFSTMLNLELCRDEPQADEEGELLLSAVQIAGQWMGTAVLAISPELARNCAATMLGIPARNADEADLCEVAAELVNMIGGNLKGTLPGPSYLSLPTIITGSDYGLHIHKAMLIEDVCLRSPVGPLRIRLYERITQPDGVAPSPSAA
- a CDS encoding protein-glutamate O-methyltransferase CheR, yielding MSTSTLSADAISFVCATVRSRAAIELDDTKCYLIEARLTPVARASGYSSIDELIQGIRGKSRPDLEGRLVEAMTTNETSFFRDIHPFEALRKQIVPELLQRNGGTKRLNIWSAACSTGQEIYSVAMYLREHFPVLTQWNVQLLGTDLSEDVLNRAREAKFSQNEVNRGLSAGLLVKYFQREGIHWKLKPELSGMARFSKLNLIESWPAMPRMDIVFLRNVLIYFSPDTKKMILEKVRKIMAPQALLFLGAAETTMGLSNDFERVQFEQSVFYRLK
- a CDS encoding chemotaxis response regulator protein-glutamate methylesterase, which produces MRKIRVLIVDDSVVIRRLLTDILKEDPDIELAGTAPNGKLALAKLPQLNPDIVTLDIEMPELDGLGTLPELRKTYPKLPVIMFSTLTERGAKATFDALALGATDYVAKPANVGNVSAGIEIVKAQLLPKIKALCPQAIPSAGTTGRMVARPQLPGAERRLPQSCEVVIVGSSTGGPQALASILAGLPAEFPVPIVVVQHMPPVFTKHLADRLNQICTLQVSEATTGEELLPGRVLIAPGGYHLEFERQGLAIRTVLQQGPLENSCRPAVDVTFRSAAKVFGSGCLAAVLTGMGQDGLRGAQDIYLVGGTVLTQDEATSVVWGMPRAVAVAGFSHQSLPLPRIAGELTRMVTALRRRSPLLERIT
- a CDS encoding response regulator; this translates as MSNKVLVVDDSGTMRKIIIRSLQAVGFNDVVEAADGVEGLAAFQAGMFELVITDWNMPNKSGIELTRDIRATGSKVPIYMITTEGEKSRVIEAIQAGVSDYLIKPFTADTLREKLQKYSLV
- a CDS encoding DUF1559 domain-containing protein, which translates into the protein MKNSPRGFTLVELLVVIAIIGILVALLLPAIQMAREAARRTTCVNNLQNIAKGCILHEGANKFFPTGGWGWNWAGDPDRGYDKTQPGGWAFNILPYIEEQQTRDIGKTGSKADSAKKRDGNMRRLATPVPIYNCPSRRRPFQFPYPNKHYINVSQNANFIAKTDYAGNGGSQGFEAFEGPAASALGLPDSAVETQFPGSAKKTNGVSYLRSMVKIKNITDGTSKTYLVGERFLFTDTYETGRHGDDNQSWDTAYDWDTYRWTNIPPEPDTFLNQRECCNQHFGGPHFTTFFMAFCDGSVQQLGYEIHARVHLALGSRNGGESVGKF